The sequence GCTATTCCTTTAATAAGCTTAGTTCCATTGTAACCTACTATAGgctaaatatttttaatttttgattgTAATAATTAGCCGCAACACAAGCTACCTAGCTTAATTAGCTAAGATGTAATGTTAGCCGAAAGAGAGCTCGTTAACACTGAGAGGCATTGGTGTCTGTGTTATAgcagaaatattcaaataaatgataaatgagaaCAACAAGTTTCttcataattatttttatatctATTTTTGTACTAAATCTTTCACTTCATACCATTTTTGCTTTTGAGAAATGTATCTCATGGGACTGGATTAGCTAACTTCCTTTGGAAAAGCGCAGCAGTAAGAAGGTCCCTGACAGCAGTTTCAACCGCAAGAGATTTACTCTGTGTCAGTGCTAGAGGAGGAGGACACGGGCTGTCTGTTGGTGTGGATGCCATCGGCCTCTAATCACAACCACAAAGCAGGAAGCACATGAAGCGGATATTTGGCCATAGTTTTCACTCCGTCACGACCTTCCTTAAAAGACAGCGAGCAGCAGGCCCCGGGTGGCGGCCGCTGCCTCTGCCATTGTTTGCTCCCGGCCATTAACTGGAGAGGAAAccagacaagacaaaaacactCCTGATTAGACTGCTGGGTCCTTTCTCCCTCTAAATCTGTTCAGACAACACGCACGGCCATTTAAAGGCTCAACAATGAATTCACTTTTCCTCATTTGTTTAAACTCCAATTGTTTGACTGAATATCCCAATATCCTGTTTCTGACAGCTAATGAAGTTTTATTGGAAAGATTCAGGCTATGTCAGAGTGATTGTCAGTGTATTATCAAGTCAGATGTTTAAATGAATTGTATTAGAGATGTGGATGACTTCCAGGTGCTTTTATTTCCCCCGCATGTCATTTCCTTTCcattttcttctattttttccgcttaattattattattaaaatacgTTTACCctactttttatttaaatgtgatttgCCTCTATAAAAAAACGTCCAGAAtgacacaagaacaaaaaaaagaaagaaagaaaaagtttattCAACCTTAAGGTCGATTCACAAGCTTTTTTGCCCCCGGAGCTTTCAAGGTTCGCTTTTCTTCGgatggtgcttttttttttttttttttttttttttaaagattttaataacacacactcaaaaaataaCTGTTCATTCCATTCCCGGCTTTAAATctgaactctctccctctctgccccccGTCCAAAAGGAAAGCCTCTGCTGTGGACTCCCTTCATCCAGCGGCCACTGCACAAACGAAAAGGCGGTCAGGTCCGGTTCTCCAACGACCAGACCATAGAGCTGGAGAAGAAGTTTGAGACACAGAAATACCTGTCTCCTCCGGAGAGGAAACGGCTGGCCAAGATGCTGCAGCTCAGCGAGAGACAGGTGAGCGGGCTGAGCCCAGTGCGTACCTCTATCAACCAAATGACCTGTTTTATTATCTGAATCTATgtttaattactttttattaTCGTACAAATTGACTGAGGGAGGTAATGCATATCACTTcttctgattattattattattattattattattattattattattattattattattataccaTGGCACAACgaaattaatttgatttattcACATAATTAATTAGTCAATCTGCAGTTCTTCCCCTGCAAAGCTGCTTTTCCATCCTCCATCTTTCCATCCTATTGCCTTATTAACTGAAGCTGTGATTGAAACATTATTTGTTTCCAGGTCCTATACAAGTTGCATTTGATTAGAATCAGTAATTAATCACGCAGCTCATGACTGAGGAATGTTCGAACTGATAATAAACGAAATCtattgatttcatttcatatttattgttttctaatTCGCATCCATTTTCGGCTGCCTGTACACAGTGTTTAGTGCAGTTGTCATTTTAATAGCACTTGTGTATTTTCCGTTGTCTCATCAGCTTTAATGTCTAACagtcatttttattaatttcatttggTCTCTCAGGTAAAAACCTGGTTCCAGAATCGACGGGCGAAGTGGCGGAGACTGAAACAGGTGAGAGGTTTTGATACGCGTCACCTGAAATGGTTTATTTTAAGCAGTGATATACGGTGATGACATTAAAACACAGGTGCACGGTCCTAATCAGAAAACGATCTGTCTCCGTCTTCATCAGGAGAATCCCCAGGGAGGTAAGAGGGAGGCGGAAGACGACGGCTCCGCCGGAAGGAGTAACGGTAAAGGGGACGAGGCGAGCGAGTCGACCGGGATCCAGAGCCCggagcacagacagacagttcgCGTGAGGTCCGCGTCCCCgcagcagctccacacagaGCTGGACTCTGACGTGTCAGACGACACGGACCGGGAGCTGGACATAGAggacgacgacgacgacgaaTTCACACGGAACACGCAGTTTTGAACCGCAGGCCCCGCACCCGAACTGAGACTGGATCCGCTCGGACAGTTGGGGCCTTCATTCAGACAGGCCGGTAGCTCCTGGTGTGTTGTATATAAAGCATCTTATTCTGCTGTATTTGTGCTGATGGTTCTGACTGTAAATGAAGAGTAGGCTCATAGAttagtttctctgtttttatcctTTTAGATGATGAAGCTCTTACTGGCCTTAAAATGTGACATTCCCTACTACAATCAACATAGAGCTAATTAATGATTTGATTGGTGGCATCTAATAAACTATTTTTGTGA comes from Toxotes jaculatrix isolate fToxJac2 chromosome 21, fToxJac2.pri, whole genome shotgun sequence and encodes:
- the hhex gene encoding hematopoietically-expressed homeobox protein hhex, producing the protein MSVPLYAPTPIQPAHPTPFYIEDILGRTASATFSPSSSSSSASSSSSCSTPVIPTPTLASPNSSFTSLISPYRTPIYEPTPIHPALSHHAAATLTATYATAGAFAGPIYPFHHHQHHRSMGEYAQALLRRDPLGKPLLWTPFIQRPLHKRKGGQVRFSNDQTIELEKKFETQKYLSPPERKRLAKMLQLSERQVKTWFQNRRAKWRRLKQENPQGGKREAEDDGSAGRSNGKGDEASESTGIQSPEHRQTVRVRSASPQQLHTELDSDVSDDTDRELDIEDDDDDEFTRNTQF